One window from the genome of Deltaproteobacteria bacterium encodes:
- a CDS encoding retroviral-like aspartic protease family protein — translation MGLTHIKARLFSNPPSRKTKNIQFLVDSGAVYSVLPEKVWRSLGLKPMREVEFTLADGTVISRSISECSFKVQGKKGTSPVVLGASEDAALLGMVTLEVLGLMINPLSRELLPMKLVLARVK, via the coding sequence ATGGGGCTCACTCATATCAAGGCGCGGTTGTTTTCGAATCCTCCTTCAAGAAAGACGAAGAATATTCAATTTCTGGTTGATAGCGGTGCTGTTTATTCTGTCCTCCCTGAAAAGGTCTGGAGGTCCTTGGGCCTGAAACCAATGAGGGAGGTGGAATTTACACTGGCCGATGGAACGGTCATATCCCGGTCCATCTCGGAATGTTCTTTTAAGGTCCAAGGAAAGAAAGGGACATCTCCTGTCGTTTTGGGGGCTAGTGAGGATGCCGCACTTCTTGGCATGGTGACTCTTGAAGTCCTGGGATTGATGATTAACCCTCTCTCCAGAGAACTCCTTCCGATGAAACTTGTCTTGGCCAGAGTCAAATAA
- a CDS encoding acyl-CoA dehydrogenase: MNFSLTEDQKAIREMVRNFAQKEVAPRAAELDRKSEFPSENLKKMAELGLMGMMIPTEWGGAGLDAISYCLALEEVSAACASTGVTMSVNNSLFCGPVFKFGTTAQKEKYLKSFASGKKLGAYALSEPGTGSDAANQQTTAKRSGNKYLLNGRKNFITNGPHADAMVVYAMTDKEKRHKGISCFIVEKNFKGFAIGKIEKKLGICASSTSEIVLDNCEVPAENLLGKEGEGFAIAMATLDGGRIGIGTQALGISRAAFEAAVAYSKQREAFGQPISQFQAIQHYLADMALKIDASRLLIHRAAWLKDQGQPYSKEAAMAKLHASEAAMWITTKAIQVFGGYGYIKDYPVERHFRDAKITELYEGTSEIQRLVIARSLLKS; encoded by the coding sequence ATGAATTTCTCCCTCACCGAAGACCAAAAAGCGATCCGTGAGATGGTCCGGAACTTTGCCCAAAAAGAGGTGGCCCCCCGCGCCGCGGAACTGGACCGAAAATCAGAGTTCCCCTCCGAAAATTTGAAAAAGATGGCGGAACTGGGACTCATGGGGATGATGATCCCAACCGAATGGGGTGGGGCAGGGCTAGACGCCATTTCCTATTGCCTTGCCTTGGAAGAGGTTTCAGCCGCCTGTGCCTCCACCGGTGTGACGATGTCGGTCAACAATTCCCTTTTCTGCGGGCCGGTTTTTAAATTCGGAACAACGGCTCAAAAGGAAAAATATTTAAAATCGTTCGCCTCCGGGAAAAAACTGGGGGCCTATGCCTTGTCGGAGCCGGGAACCGGATCGGACGCCGCGAACCAGCAAACGACCGCCAAAAGGTCGGGGAACAAATACCTTTTAAATGGCCGGAAAAATTTTATCACCAACGGTCCCCATGCCGACGCGATGGTGGTTTATGCGATGACCGACAAGGAAAAGAGGCATAAGGGGATCAGCTGTTTTATCGTGGAGAAAAATTTTAAGGGATTTGCGATCGGCAAGATTGAAAAGAAGCTCGGGATCTGCGCCTCCAGCACCTCGGAGATTGTTTTGGATAACTGTGAGGTTCCCGCTGAGAATCTCCTTGGAAAAGAAGGAGAGGGGTTTGCGATTGCGATGGCGACCTTGGACGGTGGCCGGATCGGAATCGGAACACAGGCCTTGGGGATTTCGCGGGCCGCATTTGAAGCCGCTGTGGCCTACTCCAAGCAGAGGGAGGCGTTCGGTCAGCCGATCAGCCAGTTTCAGGCGATCCAGCATTACCTGGCCGATATGGCATTAAAAATCGACGCCTCGCGACTTCTGATCCACCGGGCCGCCTGGTTGAAGGACCAGGGGCAACCTTACAGCAAAGAGGCGGCGATGGCCAAACTCCACGCCTCGGAGGCGGCGATGTGGATTACCACCAAGGCGATTCAGGTTTTCGGCGGCTATGGCTACATCAAGGATTATCCGGTAGAGCGGCATTTCCGGGACGCCAAGATCACGGAACTGTATGAAGGGACCAGTGAGATTCAAAGATTGGTTATTGCGAGGAGTCTTCTTAAATCTTAA
- a CDS encoding methylmalonyl-CoA mutase family protein — MGNLPERQKGDSPKEFSTLSSRLIRRLYTPEDTADLDPDKDIGKAGEYPFTRGIHQSMYRGRLWTMRQFAGFGTAEDTNKRFKYLLSHGMMGLSTAFDMPTLMGYDPDHPIAGGEVGIEGVAISSLSDMELLFDGIPLDKITTSMTINAPAIVLMAMYVAVGEKQGLRPDQLGGTIQADILKEFIAQKEWICPPEASVRILMDMVDWCSKEMPKWNSISISGYHIREAGATAVQELAFTLGDGVAYVEEGIRRGMDVDKFAPRLSFFFDVHNDFFEEIAKFRAARRLWARLMKERFKAKNPRSWMLRTHAQTAGVSLTAQQPYNNVVRTTIQALAAVLGGTQSLHTNSLDETYALPTEEAVRIALRTQQIIAHESGVVGTVDPFGGSYFVESLTDEMEKEAQAIIRKIDEMGGMLRAIDLGYPQREIIESAFRYQRQVETKEKIIVGVNDFVSEKEPPIETLKISREAEKRQLKRLSEVKKKRNARKVEESLTQLKKAAASRENLMPSVLKAVKEYATLGEVVSVFKSVFGTYKDPGHY, encoded by the coding sequence ATGGGAAATTTGCCGGAGCGTCAGAAGGGTGATTCACCCAAAGAATTCAGCACCCTTTCCTCAAGACTGATTCGGAGGCTTTACACGCCTGAGGATACGGCGGATCTCGATCCTGACAAGGATATTGGCAAGGCGGGGGAGTACCCGTTCACGCGCGGCATCCATCAGTCGATGTACCGTGGCAGGCTCTGGACGATGCGCCAGTTTGCCGGTTTTGGAACTGCCGAAGACACCAACAAACGGTTCAAGTATCTCCTCTCCCACGGGATGATGGGGCTCTCTACCGCCTTCGATATGCCGACCCTGATGGGGTACGATCCGGATCACCCGATCGCAGGCGGCGAAGTGGGGATCGAAGGGGTGGCGATCTCGTCGCTCTCTGACATGGAACTCCTGTTTGACGGAATTCCGTTGGATAAGATCACCACCTCCATGACGATCAACGCCCCGGCGATTGTGTTGATGGCAATGTATGTTGCCGTCGGTGAGAAACAAGGCCTGCGGCCTGATCAGTTGGGCGGTACCATCCAAGCCGACATCCTTAAAGAATTTATTGCGCAGAAAGAATGGATCTGCCCGCCGGAGGCGTCCGTCCGGATCCTGATGGATATGGTCGATTGGTGCAGCAAAGAGATGCCAAAGTGGAACTCGATCTCGATCTCCGGTTACCATATTCGTGAAGCGGGGGCGACGGCGGTTCAGGAACTGGCCTTCACCTTGGGGGACGGGGTTGCTTATGTAGAGGAAGGGATCCGTCGCGGGATGGATGTCGATAAATTTGCGCCGCGGCTCTCCTTCTTTTTCGACGTCCACAATGATTTTTTTGAAGAGATTGCCAAATTCCGGGCGGCGCGGAGACTCTGGGCCCGTCTCATGAAGGAGCGATTCAAGGCAAAGAACCCCCGTTCCTGGATGCTTCGAACCCACGCGCAAACGGCCGGGGTGAGTCTCACGGCGCAACAACCTTATAACAATGTTGTCCGGACAACGATCCAGGCGTTGGCGGCGGTCTTGGGAGGGACTCAGTCGCTCCACACCAATTCTCTGGATGAAACTTACGCCCTTCCAACCGAAGAGGCGGTTCGGATCGCCCTGCGAACCCAACAGATTATCGCCCATGAGAGCGGCGTTGTCGGTACGGTCGATCCCTTCGGCGGTTCTTATTTCGTCGAAAGCTTAACCGACGAGATGGAAAAGGAGGCGCAGGCGATCATCCGGAAGATTGACGAAATGGGGGGGATGCTTCGGGCGATCGACCTTGGCTACCCTCAAAGAGAGATCATTGAATCAGCCTTTCGCTACCAGAGACAAGTGGAAACCAAGGAAAAAATTATTGTTGGGGTGAATGATTTTGTCTCGGAAAAGGAACCGCCGATCGAAACCCTGAAAATCTCCAGAGAGGCTGAAAAAAGGCAGTTAAAAAGACTCTCCGAGGTCAAGAAAAAGAGAAATGCCAGAAAAGTGGAAGAATCGCTGACCCAACTCAAAAAAGCCGCCGCCTCAAGGGAAAACCTGATGCCTTCTGTCTTGAAAGCGGTCAAGGAATATGCAACGCTGGGAGAGGTCGTCAGCGTTTTTAAATCTGTTTTTGGAACGTATAAAGATCCGGGGCATTATTAA
- a CDS encoding cobalamin B12-binding domain-containing protein gives MERKLRILVAKPGLDGHDRGAKIIARALRDAGFEVIYTGLHQTPEMVVNAAIQEDVDCVSLSILSGAHNHLFAEVLRLLKKNGCADKVVIGGGIIPPDDIPGLKKKGVKALFTPGTDTRDVVDWIRKNVKPRRL, from the coding sequence ATGGAACGTAAACTACGTATCTTGGTTGCCAAACCGGGCCTTGACGGCCATGACCGCGGGGCAAAGATTATTGCGCGGGCCTTGCGCGATGCCGGGTTTGAAGTGATTTACACCGGCCTTCATCAGACGCCGGAGATGGTGGTGAACGCCGCCATCCAGGAAGATGTCGATTGTGTCAGTCTTTCCATCCTTTCCGGCGCCCACAATCATTTGTTTGCTGAGGTCCTCCGTCTTTTAAAGAAAAATGGGTGTGCGGATAAGGTGGTGATCGGTGGCGGGATCATCCCGCCGGATGATATCCCCGGTCTGAAGAAGAAAGGGGTGAAGGCGCTCTTCACCCCCGGAACCGATACGAGAGATGTTGTTGACTGGATCCGTAAAAATGTTAAGCCGAGGAGATTATGA
- a CDS encoding thiolase domain-containing protein (Catalyzes the synthesis of acetoacetyl coenzyme A from two molecules of acetyl coenzyme A. It can also act as a thiolase, catalyzing the reverse reaction and generating two-carbon units from the four-carbon product of fatty acid oxidation), producing the protein MRPVYVVSGGVSKFKKARPDKTFQAIVKEAVVYALQDIGLDYRKFLEIVDGSVASYFSDHFTRQLMAGIMVQDYLGLTPKPSHRVEGGGATGGLCFQEAWKSVASGTMDLCLAYGFETMSHVNTWKGNEFIALASDVSFDYPVGGFYSGYYAMMVVRHMKEYGTTVEQMAHVSVKNHRNALYNSYAQKRQKLTIGDVRGAPVVAWPLTRLDICVMSDGAACTLVASEEGIRKIEKATGKPVNAVKITGIGRGTDAMRMSDRPHKDVILLPHEKPEDYVGKKFVGGKLKYPGIHSFRAGRVASLNAYKQAGITDPLSQIDFVELHDAYTSSEIQTYEDMGLCRYGEGGEFAASGKTFMPGIDYGLKLKEKPVCPVNPSGGLIACGHPVGATGLMQAVFATWQLQGTIGKHFGDKTLQVKNPKRGVIHSHAGTGTYVSVSILEKN; encoded by the coding sequence ATGAGACCAGTTTATGTGGTCAGTGGCGGCGTCAGTAAATTCAAAAAGGCCCGTCCCGACAAAACCTTTCAGGCGATCGTCAAAGAGGCGGTTGTCTACGCCCTGCAGGATATTGGGCTCGACTACAGAAAATTTCTGGAAATCGTCGACGGGTCGGTTGCCTCTTACTTCTCCGACCACTTTACCCGTCAGCTGATGGCGGGGATCATGGTCCAGGATTACCTCGGGTTGACCCCCAAGCCGTCTCACCGTGTCGAAGGGGGCGGGGCGACCGGTGGTCTTTGTTTTCAGGAGGCCTGGAAGTCGGTCGCCTCCGGTACCATGGATCTTTGTCTCGCCTACGGTTTTGAAACGATGAGCCATGTCAATACCTGGAAGGGGAATGAGTTTATTGCGCTGGCCTCGGATGTCAGCTTTGATTATCCGGTCGGCGGTTTTTATTCCGGCTATTACGCGATGATGGTGGTGCGGCATATGAAGGAATACGGAACCACCGTCGAACAGATGGCGCATGTCTCGGTCAAAAATCACAGGAATGCCCTTTACAATTCCTATGCGCAGAAGCGGCAGAAATTGACGATCGGTGATGTGCGCGGGGCGCCTGTGGTTGCCTGGCCACTCACCCGTCTGGATATCTGTGTGATGAGTGACGGGGCCGCCTGTACGCTGGTCGCCTCCGAGGAGGGGATCCGTAAAATTGAAAAGGCGACCGGAAAACCGGTCAATGCGGTCAAGATCACCGGGATCGGCCGCGGGACCGATGCGATGCGGATGTCGGATCGTCCCCACAAGGATGTCATTTTACTCCCCCACGAAAAACCGGAGGATTACGTCGGCAAAAAATTTGTCGGCGGAAAATTGAAATACCCCGGCATCCATTCCTTCCGGGCCGGTCGGGTGGCCTCACTCAATGCCTACAAACAGGCCGGGATCACCGATCCGTTGAGCCAGATCGATTTTGTCGAACTCCATGACGCCTATACCTCTTCCGAAATCCAGACCTACGAGGATATGGGGCTCTGCCGCTACGGCGAGGGGGGTGAGTTTGCCGCCTCCGGCAAGACGTTTATGCCGGGGATCGATTACGGCCTGAAGCTAAAGGAGAAACCGGTCTGTCCGGTGAATCCGTCCGGGGGATTGATCGCCTGTGGTCATCCGGTGGGGGCTACGGGACTGATGCAGGCGGTCTTTGCCACATGGCAACTGCAAGGGACGATTGGAAAACATTTTGGGGACAAGACCCTTCAGGTGAAGAACCCCAAACGCGGAGTCATCCACTCTCACGCCGGGACCGGAACGTACGTGAGCGTTTCTATTTTGGAGAAAAATTAG
- a CDS encoding Zn-ribbon domain-containing OB-fold protein, with product MADKTIPTQIEETDDGQILFNVPLPKNPEQFKDLSPIILKQPYHIDYIHSYGQDSPWFAGLANKRLLGTKCQKCGYQFATPKLSCMECGSDCDWVEMPLEGNLHTFTVCEFGSEEFLKETPYILCLVEFEGFNTLLLSRLIGVNPREASLDWVGMKVKAKFRRNSKFKPTDVYFVPA from the coding sequence ATGGCGGATAAAACTATACCAACACAGATTGAAGAAACCGATGATGGGCAGATTTTATTCAATGTCCCACTGCCTAAAAATCCGGAACAGTTCAAGGATCTCTCGCCGATTATTCTCAAACAGCCGTACCATATCGATTACATCCACAGCTACGGTCAGGACTCCCCCTGGTTTGCCGGTTTGGCCAACAAGAGACTCTTGGGGACAAAATGCCAGAAGTGCGGTTACCAGTTTGCCACCCCGAAACTCTCCTGCATGGAGTGTGGGTCGGATTGCGACTGGGTGGAGATGCCTCTAGAAGGAAACCTCCATACCTTTACCGTCTGCGAGTTTGGCTCCGAGGAGTTTTTAAAGGAGACGCCGTACATCCTTTGTCTCGTAGAGTTCGAAGGATTCAACACCCTCCTCCTCAGCCGTCTGATCGGGGTCAACCCCCGTGAGGCATCGCTGGATTGGGTGGGGATGAAGGTGAAGGCAAAATTCCGGCGCAATTCCAAGTTCAAACCGACTGATGTCTATTTTGTCCCTGCTTAA
- a CDS encoding enoyl-CoA hydratase/isomerase family protein, translating into MSFVIQKEEGPLTRIILNRPEVKNSLNEELISELTTALLKVFRDKDCRLVILSGQDGFFCAGADLQWMKEIVSTSKKTLAKRAAGFQRLLSLLNDSPRPTIAQISGGAAGGGLGLIACCDIAIASEESSFVFREVKVGLIPALISPYLIAKTGSSWARRYFLTGERFSAQEAKRVGLLHEVVPGEQLESKTMTVARELFTSGPEAVQRCKKLVKSRSGSRRALRELLSVSSSKEAREGIQAFLAGRKPSWSIG; encoded by the coding sequence ATGTCCTTCGTCATCCAAAAAGAGGAGGGGCCTCTCACCCGCATTATCCTCAATCGCCCCGAGGTCAAGAACAGCCTCAACGAGGAACTGATTTCTGAATTAACAACAGCCCTCCTGAAGGTTTTTAGGGATAAAGACTGCCGCCTGGTTATTCTTTCCGGTCAGGATGGTTTTTTCTGTGCCGGCGCCGATCTTCAATGGATGAAAGAGATCGTATCGACCTCTAAAAAAACACTCGCAAAAAGGGCGGCAGGATTTCAAAGGCTTCTTTCATTGCTCAACGATTCCCCTCGGCCGACGATAGCGCAAATCTCGGGCGGCGCCGCGGGAGGGGGGCTTGGATTGATTGCCTGTTGCGATATCGCGATCGCCTCCGAGGAGTCCTCCTTTGTCTTCAGGGAGGTGAAGGTGGGGCTGATCCCGGCGCTTATTTCTCCGTATCTGATCGCCAAGACCGGTTCGTCATGGGCACGACGCTACTTTTTGACCGGCGAGCGATTCAGCGCCCAGGAAGCAAAGCGGGTCGGACTTTTGCATGAGGTTGTTCCGGGAGAACAGCTTGAATCGAAAACAATGACCGTGGCGCGGGAACTCTTTACCTCGGGGCCGGAGGCGGTTCAAAGGTGCAAAAAATTAGTTAAAAGTCGAAGCGGGTCAAGGCGGGCCCTTCGGGAACTCCTTTCCGTTTCTTCCTCGAAAGAGGCCCGAGAGGGGATTCAAGCCTTCTTGGCCGGGAGAAAACCGTCCTGGTCTATCGGGTAG